Proteins co-encoded in one Arachis stenosperma cultivar V10309 chromosome 7, arast.V10309.gnm1.PFL2, whole genome shotgun sequence genomic window:
- the LOC130939424 gene encoding uncharacterized protein LOC130939424: MGATPFHPSILKVWLPKNFDKPTNMRYDGTKDPQEHLTAFEARMNLEGVGDAARCQAFPVTLAGRAIRWFNVLPQGSIMTFTDISQSFLAQFMTRIGKTKHPINLLGVTQKPGELIRKFLNRFNDECLEIDGLTNSVASLCLTNDLLNEDFRKHLTTKPV; the protein is encoded by the coding sequence ATGGGGGCCACCCCCTTCCACCCCTCGATCCTCAAGGTCTGGCTTCCGAAAAATTTTGACAAGCCAACAAACATGAGGTACGATGGGACTAAGGACCCCCAAGAGCACCTCACAGCATTTGAAGCAAGAATGAATTTGGAAGGGGTAGGCGACGCGGCCAGATGCCAAGCATTTCCCGTGACGCTGGCCGGCCGGGCAATTCGATGGTTTAACGTGCTCCCACAAGGATCCATCATGACCTTTACGGACATCTCCCAAAGCTTCCTAGCCCAGTTCATGACACGCATAGGCAAGACAAAACACCCAATTAACTTGCTAGGGGTTACCCAAAAACCCGGGGAGCTGATCAGAAAGTTCCTGAATaggttcaacgacgaatgcttggaaatCGACGGCCTCACGAACTCGGTTGCCAGCCTCTGCCTAACAAATGACTTGCTAAACGAGGACTTTAGAAAACACCTCACCACCAAGCCTGTATAG